ACCTGGGCAAGCTCGAGGCGATGCTGCCGGTGGCCGAGCGGGTGCCGGGCGAGACCTACCAGCACGGCACGCGGATCAAGTGCCTGGTCTTCTCGGTGCGCAAGGGGATGCGCGGCCCGCAGATCACGCTGTCGCGCAGCCACCCCAACCTGGTCAAGAAGCTGTTCGCGCTCGAGGTGCCCGAGATCGCCGACGGCACCGTGGAGATCGCCGCCATCGCCCGCGAGGCCGGCCACCGCACCAAGATCGCGGTGAAGTCCAACACCCCGGGCGTCAACGCCAAGGGCGCCTGCATCGGCCCGATGGGCCAGCGGGTCCGCAACGTGATGTCGGAGCTGCACGGCGAGAAGATCGACATCGTCGACTGGTCCGACGACCCGGCCGAGCTGGTGGCCCACGCGCTGTCGCCGGCCCGGGTCAACGCGGTCGAGGTCGTCGACCTCGAGGCCCGCTCGGCGCGCGTCATCGTGCCCGACTTCCAGCTCTCGCTGGCCATCGGCAAGGAGGGCCAGAACGCCCGCCTCGCCGCCCGCCTCACCGGCTGGCGCATCGACATCCGGTCCGACGAGGCGCCCGTCGAGGCCTGAGTCGTGCACGTCACGGGGGACGGTCCGACCGGCGTGCTGGTGCTCTCGGGCTCCAGCGGCCGGGTCGAGTCCGCCCGCTGCGACGTGCTGGCCTCCGCGTTCGGCGCCACCGCGGCGTCGTACCGCTGGTTCGGCGAGAGCGTCGACCGCGTCCCCCTCGAGTCGTTCGAGGAGCCGCTGTCGGCGCTGCACGAGCGCTGCGGGCGGCTGGTGGTGCTGGGCACGTCCAAGGGCGCCGAGGCCGCGCTGCTGCTGGGCGCGCTGCACCCCGAGATCGACGCCGTGGTCGCGGTCTCCGGGCCCGACGTGGTCTGGGCGGCGCTGAGCCAGGAGCGACCGCAGCGCTCGTCGTTCACCCGCGGCGGGGAGCCGCTCTCCTTCGTGCCGTACGACGACGGGTGGTCCCGGACACCGACCCGGTCGAGTTCGTGGGGATGTACGAGCAGTCCCTGGAGACCCACGCCGACCGCGTGCCCGCCGCCCGCATCCCCGTGGAGCGCATCGACGGCGAGGTGCTGCTCGTGGCCGGCGGCGACGACCGGCTCTGGCCGTCGTGCGACTTCGCCGAGCACATCGTGGACCGCCGGGCCGCGGCCGGGCGCCGCACCGAGCTGGTCACCCACCCCCGCGCCGGTCACCGGGTCGTGCTGCCGGGGGAGCAGCCGGCCCCGCCGTCGCACCTGGTCCACGGCGGCACGCCCGAGGCCGACGCCGCCCTCGGCGCGCTGGTCTGGCCGCACCTCGAGGAGCTGCTCGCCGCCTGAGCCGCCCCCGCCCGCCGCTTGTAACGCTCAGTTACGGGATCTTCCGACCCGTTCGAACGGGTCGGAAGATCCCGTAACTGAGCGTTACAAGCGGGAGGCGGGCGCGGCGGTCGGCTCGAGGCAGACGGCCGGGAGGTCGAACCAGCGCAGGTGCTCGAAGTCCTCGCTGACCCGCTCCGAGCCGTCGTCCTCGATCTCGGGCAGCGACGCGAACAGCGCCTCGGCCTCGGCGAGGTGACCGGCCAGCGCGGACTCGGGCGCGGTGTCGTGGCGACGCGGGTAGGTCAGCACGCCGTCCTCGTCGTAGGAGAGGTGGGTGAGGCGCAGCGGGGGCTCGACCGGGCCCGCGCGGTGCTGCCAGAGGCCGGTGGCGGGGTCGAAGGCGTACTGCGGCGCGAGCCGGTGGCCGTGGTCGGCGACGAGCGCGACCGCGCGCACGACGTACTCGAAGACCGCCTCGCTGAGGAAGTAGTTGAAGTTGATGCGGACCCAGCCCGGCTTGATGCCCTCGCAGCCGCCGGCGATCTCGCGCTCGAACTCGTGCGAACGGTCCAGGTCGATGCCGAGCAGCCGGTGGCCGTAGGGGCCGGCGCACGAGCAGC
This genomic window from Nocardioides anomalus contains:
- a CDS encoding acyl-CoA thioester hydrolase/BAAT C-terminal domain-containing protein encodes the protein MVPDTDPVEFVGMYEQSLETHADRVPAARIPVERIDGEVLLVAGGDDRLWPSCDFAEHIVDRRAAAGRRTELVTHPRAGHRVVLPGEQPAPPSHLVHGGTPEADAALGALVWPHLEELLAA
- a CDS encoding aminotransferase class V-fold PLP-dependent enzyme — its product is MSRRLLTNSVPDVVGGGTVSYVNPTEHRYVTDPAHREEGGTPAIVESIRAGLVFALKDAVGVATIRAHEEDFLRRAVTAWADHPAIEVLGNPDAERLSIVSFVIRRPGGRYLHHNLVVSVLNDLFGIQSRGGCSCAGPYGHRLLGIDLDRSHEFEREIAGGCEGIKPGWVRINFNYFLSEAVFEYVVRAVALVADHGHRLAPQYAFDPATGLWQHRAGPVEPPLRLTHLSYDEDGVLTYPRRHDTAPESALAGHLAEAEALFASLPEIEDDGSERVSEDFEHLRWFDLPAVCLEPTAAPASRL
- the nusA gene encoding transcription termination factor NusA — protein: MDIDLTILRSLEREKEISFDVLVEAIEQALLTAYQKTPGAAEQARVVLDRKSGHVTVLAAELDEEGAKVGEFDDTPEGFGRIAATTAKQIMLQRLRDAEDDIRFGEFSGKEGDIISGVIQQGRNPDDVLVDLGKLEAMLPVAERVPGETYQHGTRIKCLVFSVRKGMRGPQITLSRSHPNLVKKLFALEVPEIADGTVEIAAIAREAGHRTKIAVKSNTPGVNAKGACIGPMGQRVRNVMSELHGEKIDIVDWSDDPAELVAHALSPARVNAVEVVDLEARSARVIVPDFQLSLAIGKEGQNARLAARLTGWRIDIRSDEAPVEA